The following is a genomic window from Azotosporobacter soli.
AGCGATAAATTTCTCGTCGACAGCGGTCTGACCTGTAAGTTGACGGATATCCTGCAGCAGGCCGGCATTTTCTACATCATTTACGACAACGTCTCGCCTAACCCCACCGTCGAACAGGTAGAATATGGTCTGAAGCTGTACCGCGACAACGGCTGCGACTTTCTCATCTCGTTCGGCGGCGGCTCGCCGCATGACTGCGCCAAAGCGATCGGCCTTCTGGCAACGAACGGCGGCAAAATCCAGGATTACGTTGGCCTCAATAAGGCAAGCCACCCAGCCGCGCCTTTGATTGCGGTCAACACGACCGCCGGCACCGGCAGCGAACTGACACGGTTTTGCGTCATCACCGACACGGCCCAACAGCGCAAAATGACGATTACCGATTGGCACGTGACGCCGATCATCGCGGTCAACGACGCTGAATTAATGCTTGATATGCCGCCGGGACTGACTGCCGCAACCGGAATCGACGCGCTGACGCATGCGATCGAGGCTTATGTTTCGACGAATGCGACGCCGGTCACCGATTGCAAAGCCTTAAAAGCGATTGAGTTAATCAGCCGTCACTTGCCGACCGCGGTACAGGACGGCCATAACCGACAGGCGCGTGAGATGATGGTCTACGCCGAATACCTGGCCGGCATCGCCTTCAACAACGCCAGTCTCGGTTACGTTCACGCGCTGGCCCACCAGTTAGGCGGTAAATACAACCTGCCGCATGGCTTGGCGAACGGTATGCTGCTCGCTTTCGTCACCGCATTCAACCTGACGGCCGCGCCGGAAAAGTATGCTGACATCGCAATGGCGATGGGCTTGACGCTGCCTGACCGCAGGCCGGAAACGATTGCCGCCGTGCTGCTTGGCGCATTGCGGACGTTGCTTGACAGCGTCCATGTCCCCTGCGGCATAAAGACGGTAAAAGGTTTCGATCCGACCGATATTCCACATTTGGCCGCAAGC
Proteins encoded in this region:
- a CDS encoding iron-containing alcohol dehydrogenase, whose product is MKPNVFEYFMTPISLLGTGCLPEIIKYVTPMKFRKAFIVSDKFLVDSGLTCKLTDILQQAGIFYIIYDNVSPNPTVEQVEYGLKLYRDNGCDFLISFGGGSPHDCAKAIGLLATNGGKIQDYVGLNKASHPAAPLIAVNTTAGTGSELTRFCVITDTAQQRKMTITDWHVTPIIAVNDAELMLDMPPGLTAATGIDALTHAIEAYVSTNATPVTDCKALKAIELISRHLPTAVQDGHNRQAREMMVYAEYLAGIAFNNASLGYVHALAHQLGGKYNLPHGLANGMLLAFVTAFNLTAAPEKYADIAMAMGLTLPDRRPETIAAVLLGALRTLLDSVHVPCGIKTVKGFDPTDIPHLAASALQDVCALTNPRQGSAVELAEILQAAWSAQ